A part of Bubalus bubalis isolate 160015118507 breed Murrah chromosome 6, NDDB_SH_1, whole genome shotgun sequence genomic DNA contains:
- the GPR61 gene encoding G-protein coupled receptor 61, which yields MESSPIPQSSGNSSTLGRAPQTPGPSTASGVPEAGLRDVASESVALFFMLLLDLTAVAGNAAVMAVIAKTPALRKFVFVFHLCLVDLLAALTLMPLAMLSSSALFDHDLFGEVACRLYLFLSICFVSLAILSVSAINVERYYYVVHPMRYEVRMTLGLVASVLVGVWVKALAMASVPVLGRVSREEGAPGVPLGCSLQWSHSAYCQLFVVVFAVLYFLLPLLLILVVYCSMFRVARVAAMQHGPLPTWMETPRQRSESLSSRSTMVTSSGAPQTTPHRTFGGGKAAVVLLAVGGQFLLCWLPYFSFHLYVALSAQPVSTGQVENVVTWIGYFCFTSNPFFYGCLNRQIRGELSKQFVCFFKQAPEEELRLPSREGSIEENFLQFLQSTGCPTESWASRPVPSPKQEPPAVDFRIPGQIAEETSEFLEQQLTSDIIMSDSYLRPAPSPRLES from the coding sequence ATGGAGTCCTCACCCATCCCCCAGTCATCAGGGAACTCTTCCACCCTGGGGAGGGCCCCTCAAACCCCAGGTCCCTCTACTGCCAGTGGGGTCCCGGAGGCAGGGCTGCGGGACGTGGCTTCAGAATCCGTGGCCCTCTTCTTCATGCTTCTGCTGGACTTGACTGCTGTGGCTGGCAATGCAGCTGTGATGGCTGTTATTGCCAAGACACCTGCCCTTCGAAAATTTGTCTTTGTCTTCCACCTCTGCCTGGTGGACCTGCTGGCTGCCTTGACCCTCATGCCCCTTGCCATGCTCTCCAGCTCTGCCCTCTTTGACCATGACCTCTTTGGGGAGGTCGCCTGCCGCCTCTACTTGTTCCTGAGCATATGCTTCGTTAGCCTGGCCATTCTCTCAGTGTCGGCCATCAACGTGGAGCGCTACTATTACGTGGTCCACCCCATGCGTTATGAGGTGCGAATGACGCTGGGGCTGGTGGCCTCTGTTCTGGTGGGTGTGTGGGTGAAGGCCTTGGCCATGGCTTCTGTGCCAGTGTTGGGAAGGGTCTCGCGGGAGGAGGGAGCTCCTGGCGTCCCCCTAGGCTGCTCACTCCAATGGAGCCACAGTGCCTACTGCCAGCTTTTTGTGGTGGTCTTTGCTGTCCTTTACTTCCTATTGCCCTTGCTCCTCATCCTAGTGGTCTACTGCAGCATGTTCCGAGTAGCCCGTGTGGCTGCCATGCAGCACGGACCGCTGCCCACGTGGATGGAGACCCCCCGGCAACGCTCTGAGTCTCTCAGCAGCCGCTCCACGATGGTCACCAGCTCAGGGGCCCCCCAGACCACGCCACACCGGACGTTTGGGGGAGGGAAGGCAGCAGTGGTCCTCCTGGCTGTGGGGGGACAGTTCCTGCTCTGTTGGTTGCCCTACTTTTCTTTTCACCTCTACGTCGCCCTGAGTGCTCAGCCTGTTTCGACAGGGCAGGTGGAGAATGTGGTGACCTGGATtggctacttctgcttcacttcCAACCCTTTCTTCTATGGATGTCTTAATCGGCAGATCCGGGGGGAGCTCAGCAAGCAGTTTGTCTGCTTCTTCAAACAGGCTCCAGAGGAGGAGCTGAGGCTGCCAAGCCGGGAGGGCTCCATTGAGGAGAACTTCCTGCAGTTTCTTCAGAGCACTGGCTGTCCCACGGAGTCCTGGGCTTCCCGACCTGTACCCAGCCCCAAGCAGGAGCCACCTGCAGTTGACTTTCGAATCCCTGGCCAGATAGCTGAGGAGACCTCTGAGTTCTTGGAGCAACAACTCACCAGCGATATCATCATGTCGGACAGCTACCTCCGTCCCGCTCCCTCACCACGACTGGAGTCATGA